In the genome of Chrysiogenes arsenatis DSM 11915, one region contains:
- a CDS encoding desulfoferrodoxin, with translation MAKHLGIYKCEICGNVVEVVHASGGKLVCCGEPMVHLFENTTDAAKEKHVPVLEVVDGGVRVSVGSVIHPMDEKHYIEWIELIVDNKAYREFLKPGDTPVVFFPVTGSTMTAREHCNLHGVWAATN, from the coding sequence ATGGCAAAACATTTAGGTATCTACAAATGCGAAATTTGCGGCAATGTGGTCGAAGTTGTTCACGCCTCAGGCGGCAAACTGGTTTGCTGCGGCGAGCCGATGGTACATTTATTTGAAAACACGACGGATGCGGCGAAAGAAAAGCACGTGCCCGTACTGGAAGTTGTGGATGGAGGCGTACGCGTTTCGGTTGGTAGCGTCATTCACCCGATGGACGAAAAGCATTATATTGAGTGGATTGAACTCATTGTCGACAATAAAGCGTACCGTGAGTTCCTGAAGCCCGGCGACACTCCCGTAGTTTTCTTCCCCGTGACTGGCAGCACCATGACGGCGCGCGAACACTGCAACCTTCATGGCGTCTGGGCCGCTACAAACTAA
- a CDS encoding pyruvate, water dikinase regulatory protein, which produces MSVTEKQPLRFFIISDGTGQSAINLLQAVILQFPDPQVKFTLSPKAESIAGVEPILQEAVAVNGFIAFTVVSRKLRDHIHDFCHKNGLCHLDILGTPLRKLSNFMGMSPVEEPGALRKVDDRYFRRIDAIEYTLAHDDGKNLVGIEHADIVVLGVSRTSKTPTSFILAQQGYKVVNVPIVPQLGVPPEIFTVDPAKVVCLVMDPEVLQKVRSNRIQGYGTTSKYTDIHRILDEVEFMYELCRKNRQWHLIDTTNKSVEETAREIVSYIYGREIDL; this is translated from the coding sequence GTGAGTGTCACTGAGAAGCAACCCCTTCGCTTTTTCATCATTTCCGATGGTACCGGGCAAAGCGCGATTAACCTGCTGCAGGCGGTTATCTTGCAGTTCCCTGATCCTCAGGTGAAGTTCACCCTTTCGCCAAAAGCGGAGTCGATTGCTGGGGTTGAGCCTATTTTGCAAGAGGCGGTTGCGGTGAACGGCTTTATCGCCTTCACTGTCGTGAGTCGGAAACTGCGCGATCATATTCACGATTTTTGCCATAAAAATGGGCTGTGTCATTTGGATATTCTCGGCACTCCTTTGCGTAAACTCTCGAATTTTATGGGGATGAGTCCCGTCGAGGAACCCGGCGCACTTCGCAAAGTTGACGATCGTTATTTTCGTCGCATTGATGCTATTGAATATACGCTGGCGCATGATGATGGAAAAAACCTTGTTGGTATCGAACATGCCGATATTGTTGTTTTAGGTGTTTCGCGCACGTCGAAAACGCCGACTTCATTTATTCTGGCGCAGCAGGGATACAAGGTGGTGAACGTGCCAATTGTGCCGCAACTTGGGGTTCCGCCAGAGATTTTCACAGTAGATCCTGCCAAAGTCGTTTGTCTTGTGATGGATCCGGAGGTCTTGCAGAAGGTGCGCTCGAATCGGATTCAGGGGTACGGTACAACCAGTAAGTACACTGACATTCACCGGATACTCGATGAGGTCGAATTTATGTATGAGCTGTGCCGGAAAAATCGCCAGTGGCATTTGATCGACACGACGAATAAGTCGGTCGAAGAAACGGCGCGTGAAATTGTCAGCTATATTTACGGAAGAGAGATTGACTTATAG
- the flgK gene encoding flagellar hook-associated protein FlgK, producing MSFGSLHIGLTGVLGHQSALTTIGHNLTNMNTEGYNRQRVVFASNQALRTTTLQFGQGVNISEIQRIHDEYLQSTIRNTLTKTGEMSAKDFSYQEIEMLFNETDGLGLNDAMTKFWNSWSDLANSPTDTSAEAASKRSNVVQSTEYLINTIKTTRSDLEHMQTQASTRITSMVGDVNAMLDSLASLNTQIGKMGAMGNPSFDLLDKRDNLLNELASLIEINVDVTPDGQAAVFFAGKTLVDRSHASKLQHQITGNSEGKLLYVGPNYTEDITQRVTSGKIGAYLEVRDKMIPGYVDKIDELASGLIQTVNKAHSSGLVTQPFGAVSTQYFPSNSRTQLNQSNIPFPIQNGSFQMKIFGPNGEEVGTHEIRVNATDSLHSLAVRMDGIDGLSEGGQFSVRINNQNQMEIQGMNGHTFAFFNDSSNALVALGLNTFFTGNDSRNIDINSYVKHDASKLATSITGQPGDNQNANVIAELRNSLAMSKGSVTFDEFYNSFVGKVGLDTLMNRDSLEANAMVAQQLNLRRESFSGVNENEELTNMLKFQRAFEASARFITTIDGLLDKIVNQMGR from the coding sequence ATGAGTTTTGGAAGCCTACATATCGGTCTTACGGGAGTGCTCGGACACCAGAGTGCTCTCACGACGATCGGTCACAACCTGACGAATATGAATACCGAAGGCTACAATCGCCAGCGGGTGGTGTTTGCGTCAAATCAAGCGTTACGCACCACGACGCTCCAATTTGGGCAAGGGGTAAATATATCTGAAATCCAGCGGATTCATGATGAATACCTTCAGTCTACTATTCGCAACACACTTACAAAAACCGGCGAAATGTCAGCGAAGGATTTCTCGTACCAAGAAATCGAAATGCTCTTCAATGAAACGGATGGTCTTGGACTGAACGATGCCATGACGAAATTCTGGAACTCATGGAGTGATTTGGCGAACTCGCCGACCGATACTTCAGCGGAAGCGGCGTCAAAGCGTTCAAACGTTGTACAGAGTACGGAATACCTGATTAATACGATAAAAACCACTCGCAGTGATTTGGAACACATGCAGACGCAGGCGTCGACACGGATTACGTCGATGGTTGGTGATGTCAACGCGATGCTCGACTCCCTAGCATCACTGAACACCCAGATTGGCAAAATGGGGGCGATGGGAAATCCATCGTTCGATTTGCTTGATAAGCGGGATAATCTTCTGAATGAGCTAGCTTCGCTGATTGAAATCAATGTCGATGTGACCCCAGATGGTCAAGCCGCTGTCTTTTTTGCCGGAAAAACATTGGTCGACCGGTCGCATGCCTCAAAGCTGCAGCATCAAATAACGGGGAATAGTGAAGGAAAGCTCCTATATGTCGGGCCGAATTATACAGAAGATATCACTCAGCGTGTCACCAGTGGAAAGATTGGTGCCTATCTTGAAGTGCGCGATAAGATGATTCCCGGTTATGTTGATAAAATAGATGAGCTTGCGAGTGGCTTGATTCAAACGGTGAATAAAGCACACTCCAGTGGGTTGGTGACGCAACCGTTTGGTGCTGTATCGACACAGTATTTTCCATCGAATTCGCGCACACAACTGAATCAATCAAATATTCCGTTTCCTATTCAGAACGGCAGTTTTCAGATGAAAATTTTTGGGCCGAACGGTGAAGAAGTCGGTACGCATGAAATTCGTGTCAATGCCACCGATTCTCTGCATTCTCTTGCGGTGCGTATGGATGGAATTGACGGCCTTTCTGAGGGTGGGCAGTTTTCAGTACGGATCAATAACCAAAATCAAATGGAAATTCAGGGGATGAATGGTCACACGTTCGCCTTTTTCAACGACAGCAGTAATGCGTTGGTGGCCTTGGGTCTGAATACGTTCTTTACGGGGAATGATTCCCGCAATATCGACATCAACAGCTACGTGAAGCACGATGCGTCAAAACTGGCAACCAGCATTACCGGGCAACCAGGCGACAACCAAAACGCGAACGTGATTGCCGAGTTGCGCAACTCGCTGGCTATGAGCAAAGGTAGTGTGACGTTTGATGAATTCTATAATAGTTTTGTCGGTAAAGTTGGTTTGGATACCCTGATGAATCGCGACTCGCTTGAAGCGAACGCCATGGTGGCGCAGCAGTTAAACCTACGGCGCGAAAGCTTTTCGGGAGTCAACGAAAACGAAGAGTTGACCAATATGCTCAAGTTCCAGCGGGCGTTTGAAGCGTCGGCGCGCTTTATTACGACGATTGATGGATTGCTTGATAAGATTGTTAATCAAATGGGACGATAA
- a CDS encoding ABC transporter ATP-binding protein: MNTVALHTVQLGNDLLRPTTIELPAGTISCLSGASGSGKSRFLRALADLEPHTGDVHLGDTTQSLCPAHQWRQHVRMVPAESQWWSDLVSDHFPAHYTAEEFPALSLPAEALHWHISRLSSGEKQRLGLLRALAYPLHALLLDEPTANLDSHTAHQTEVWLTQKIQDNRWPCLWVSHDEAQIQRIAARWFAISEGKIEEVVSWKS; encoded by the coding sequence ATGAACACTGTCGCACTTCACACCGTCCAACTCGGCAATGATCTCTTACGCCCTACAACTATCGAATTGCCAGCCGGAACTATCAGCTGCCTGAGTGGTGCTTCCGGCTCTGGCAAAAGCCGCTTTCTGCGCGCCTTGGCCGACCTTGAACCTCACACCGGCGACGTACACCTTGGCGATACCACACAATCCCTCTGTCCAGCACATCAGTGGCGCCAACATGTGCGTATGGTGCCCGCCGAAAGCCAGTGGTGGAGCGACCTTGTCAGTGACCATTTCCCAGCTCATTACACCGCTGAGGAGTTTCCAGCGCTCAGCCTCCCTGCCGAAGCACTCCACTGGCACATCAGCCGCCTCTCCTCCGGCGAAAAACAACGGCTTGGCCTGCTCCGCGCTCTGGCATATCCACTCCATGCCTTGCTGCTCGATGAACCGACCGCCAATCTTGACAGCCACACCGCCCACCAAACCGAAGTATGGCTGACACAAAAAATCCAGGACAACCGCTGGCCATGCCTCTGGGTATCGCACGACGAAGCACAGATTCAGCGCATTGCGGCACGCTGGTTCGCCATCAGTGAGGGAAAGATTGAAGAGGTGGTATCGTGGAAATCATAG
- a CDS encoding energy transducer TonB encodes MRFFVFTVISVCIHLLLALAVLAPTPTESPVRADQPIDVDYQVVTAPPKPLPPKPQPPEPAPDVIPELLPDTLIDHSLPSKGKPTGAPPAPPKAAAPPATRARIGMEQLLAPERTKPSQPQPKFDPYRLEESDLQALADILNKESTPEILGAETSEVIHFDAISQKARHVSFLWQMKRKIENVWVYPRESIEREEQGAVLIRFHVNQDGSLDGVELIQNPSQSIFLANAAVKAVRDAAPYLPLPEPLERLTINGVFVYHFGRYYIYYR; translated from the coding sequence ATGCGTTTTTTTGTTTTTACTGTTATTTCGGTTTGCATACATCTTCTGTTGGCATTGGCCGTGTTAGCGCCAACGCCAACAGAATCGCCTGTGCGCGCCGACCAACCAATAGACGTCGATTATCAGGTGGTGACGGCTCCCCCAAAGCCACTCCCGCCCAAACCTCAACCGCCAGAACCAGCGCCTGATGTCATCCCTGAACTGCTGCCAGACACGCTGATCGATCACTCTTTGCCGAGCAAAGGAAAACCCACAGGGGCTCCGCCTGCACCACCCAAAGCGGCCGCGCCCCCCGCGACGCGCGCGCGCATCGGCATGGAACAACTTTTAGCGCCAGAACGCACAAAACCGAGCCAACCACAACCAAAGTTCGACCCATATCGACTGGAAGAAAGTGACCTGCAAGCACTCGCCGACATACTTAACAAAGAATCGACCCCGGAGATACTCGGAGCCGAAACCAGCGAAGTGATTCACTTCGACGCTATTTCACAAAAAGCGCGTCATGTTTCGTTTCTCTGGCAGATGAAACGGAAAATAGAAAACGTCTGGGTGTATCCACGGGAGTCCATTGAACGCGAGGAACAGGGAGCAGTATTGATACGCTTTCACGTCAATCAGGACGGATCACTCGACGGAGTCGAATTGATACAGAACCCAAGCCAGTCAATTTTTCTGGCCAATGCCGCGGTGAAAGCCGTGCGCGATGCCGCCCCCTACTTACCACTGCCAGAACCATTGGAAAGGCTCACCATCAATGGCGTGTTCGTGTACCACTTTGGACGGTATTATATTTATTATCGGTAA
- a CDS encoding flagellar protein FlgN, with amino-acid sequence MSALLTEVLGHYQKLEALLAENREHIIRGSVSEVERFTKLMETVVLKIRLLEETLESHLGDFQEQPDGKVTLSALAALWEPDGGTFTESVRSLRECVKRIDRESKVNRQLLQTALKLNSQFLSLIDTELKSSKQYSPQGEVSGKRNAVLLSQKA; translated from the coding sequence ATGAGTGCACTCTTAACGGAAGTACTCGGTCACTACCAGAAATTAGAGGCGCTGCTTGCCGAAAATCGGGAGCATATTATACGCGGAAGCGTCAGTGAAGTAGAGCGATTTACCAAGCTGATGGAAACTGTGGTGCTGAAAATACGCCTGCTCGAAGAAACACTAGAGTCACATCTGGGTGACTTTCAAGAGCAGCCGGACGGTAAAGTTACCTTGAGCGCGCTTGCGGCGCTTTGGGAACCGGACGGTGGTACGTTTACCGAATCGGTACGGTCGTTACGAGAATGCGTTAAGCGGATAGATCGTGAATCGAAAGTAAATCGGCAATTGCTTCAAACGGCGTTAAAGTTGAACTCGCAGTTTTTATCGTTGATCGATACAGAGCTAAAGAGTTCCAAGCAATACTCACCGCAAGGTGAGGTTTCAGGGAAGCGCAATGCGGTTCTTCTGAGTCAGAAAGCATAG
- a CDS encoding formyltetrahydrofolate deformylase gives MTARKFVEISVIGKDKKGVIATFTSLLFDCGVNIEDLEQTVREEFFMMKVKANVTGLTVSLAGLEQMLHQAGKTLDMEVRLDTRQSSGIRRMALLVTKEAATPQAIIDEIKAGRIKAEVAVMIGNNEELRPLAEREGIPFFCFDSRIKSENEAAIIELLKKPEYTVDLLVLARYMQILSPEFTFRYEGRIINIHPSLLPAYPGARAYRQAFENGASIAGATAHFVTMDLDRGPIIYQEAFTIDKSCDTLQDVVAKGQALERRILARAVRMFVDGELSMHWGKVYWKKSPYHDGVCQDATA, from the coding sequence GTGACAGCGCGCAAATTTGTAGAAATATCGGTTATCGGCAAAGATAAAAAAGGGGTTATCGCGACCTTCACTTCGCTTCTCTTTGATTGTGGCGTGAATATTGAAGACCTTGAACAAACGGTACGCGAAGAGTTTTTCATGATGAAGGTCAAAGCGAATGTCACTGGCCTAACGGTTTCGCTCGCTGGTTTAGAGCAAATGTTGCACCAAGCAGGGAAAACGCTGGATATGGAAGTGCGGCTTGATACGCGCCAATCATCCGGCATTCGTCGCATGGCGCTTTTGGTGACGAAAGAGGCCGCTACGCCGCAGGCCATCATCGACGAAATCAAAGCTGGCCGCATTAAAGCGGAAGTGGCTGTCATGATTGGCAATAACGAAGAGTTGCGTCCGCTCGCTGAGCGTGAAGGGATTCCCTTCTTCTGCTTTGATTCTCGCATCAAGTCCGAAAACGAAGCGGCTATTATTGAGCTATTAAAAAAACCAGAATACACGGTTGATCTGCTGGTGCTGGCTCGTTATATGCAAATCCTTTCACCTGAATTTACGTTCCGTTATGAAGGGCGGATCATCAATATTCACCCGTCATTGCTTCCTGCTTATCCCGGAGCGCGTGCGTATCGTCAGGCGTTTGAAAATGGAGCCAGCATTGCCGGAGCAACGGCGCATTTTGTGACGATGGATTTGGATCGGGGTCCGATTATCTATCAAGAGGCCTTTACCATCGATAAGTCATGCGATACGTTGCAAGATGTTGTTGCCAAAGGGCAAGCATTGGAACGGCGCATACTGGCCAGAGCCGTGCGGATGTTCGTCGATGGCGAACTCAGCATGCACTGGGGGAAGGTGTACTGGAAAAAATCGCCGTACCATGATGGCGTCTGTCAGGATGCCACCGCGTGA
- the rnhA gene encoding ribonuclease HI has protein sequence MKEVTVYTDGSCLGNPGPGGFGAILCYFDANGMLHEKIVQGGIAQTTNNRMELQAVISALGSLRHPCRVTIHTDSTYLRDGITRWIHNWKKNGWKTAAKKEVLNRDLWEDLDRLTQQHQLEWHWVKAHAGHDYNERCDAIAKSEAERHKGK, from the coding sequence ATGAAGGAAGTAACTGTTTATACCGATGGTTCTTGTCTTGGGAATCCAGGCCCCGGCGGCTTTGGCGCTATCTTGTGTTATTTCGATGCCAACGGTATGTTGCATGAGAAGATTGTACAAGGCGGCATAGCGCAGACCACAAATAATCGCATGGAGTTGCAGGCGGTTATCAGCGCGCTTGGATCGTTGCGCCACCCCTGCCGTGTGACCATTCACACCGACTCGACCTACCTGCGCGATGGCATTACCCGCTGGATCCATAACTGGAAAAAAAATGGCTGGAAGACGGCGGCGAAGAAAGAAGTACTCAACCGCGATCTTTGGGAAGATCTCGATCGTCTTACACAGCAACATCAGCTCGAATGGCATTGGGTAAAAGCGCACGCCGGACACGACTATAACGAGCGTTGCGATGCGATCGCCAAAAGCGAAGCAGAACGTCATAAGGGGAAGTAA
- a CDS encoding ABC transporter permease yields the protein MEIIDLSWWKLALAVSLISLLALFSYFAQLDFGRSLLIATIRTVVQLTLVGLVLELLFSLGSLLWVSLMALTMLLLAGREVMARQRRRLTGGWAYGIGTVSMFVSSFSMAIISLLIFIGPDPWYTPQYAIPLLGMLLGNTMNGVALSLDRLTEMTWQQRLIIENRLMLGEHWTLAIGAIRREAMRAGMIPIINSMAAAGIISLPGMMTGQILAGVPPALAVKYQILIMVVITLGTGFGSLLAVTVGSRRLFDARQRLRIDRMEKVR from the coding sequence GTGGAAATCATAGATCTCAGTTGGTGGAAACTCGCCTTGGCCGTGTCACTCATCAGCCTGCTGGCACTTTTTTCTTACTTCGCACAGCTCGATTTTGGCCGCAGCCTACTGATAGCCACCATACGCACCGTGGTACAACTCACATTGGTTGGGCTCGTACTGGAATTACTTTTTTCTCTTGGTAGCTTGTTGTGGGTAAGCCTGATGGCACTCACCATGCTTCTCCTTGCTGGGCGCGAAGTCATGGCACGCCAACGCCGCCGCCTGACCGGAGGCTGGGCATACGGCATTGGCACTGTCTCAATGTTTGTTTCGTCATTTTCCATGGCTATTATCAGCCTACTGATCTTTATCGGCCCCGACCCATGGTACACACCGCAATACGCCATCCCGCTTTTGGGGATGCTGCTTGGCAACACCATGAACGGCGTCGCACTGAGCCTTGACCGACTCACGGAAATGACGTGGCAACAACGACTTATCATTGAGAATAGATTGATGCTTGGTGAACACTGGACGCTTGCCATTGGCGCCATCCGCCGCGAAGCCATGCGCGCCGGGATGATCCCGATCATAAATTCCATGGCAGCTGCCGGTATCATCAGCCTACCAGGTATGATGACGGGGCAAATACTCGCTGGAGTACCTCCAGCGCTGGCGGTAAAATATCAAATTCTGATCATGGTAGTGATTACCCTTGGCACAGGGTTTGGTTCTCTCCTAGCGGTCACTGTGGGAAGCAGACGACTGTTTGACGCAAGACAACGACTACGAATTGATCGCATGGAAAAAGTCAGGTGA
- the flgM gene encoding flagellar biosynthesis anti-sigma factor FlgM: protein MKISGFGGPAIDAYLKNNRADKNKSGNGRTGDVAAAESKGDKVQLSGTSFEAMRAAKIASEAPETRGERIKEIKQAIERGEYRIDLENLASKLANIIR from the coding sequence ATGAAGATCAGCGGCTTTGGCGGTCCGGCTATTGACGCCTATCTCAAAAATAACCGGGCCGATAAAAACAAGTCAGGGAACGGTCGCACTGGCGATGTTGCTGCCGCAGAAAGCAAGGGGGATAAGGTTCAACTCTCAGGAACCTCCTTCGAAGCGATGCGAGCTGCGAAGATTGCCAGCGAAGCTCCAGAAACTCGTGGCGAGCGGATCAAAGAGATCAAGCAAGCTATCGAGCGGGGCGAGTACCGAATTGACCTCGAGAATCTGGCGAGTAAGTTGGCTAACATAATCCGGTAA
- the pseC gene encoding UDP-4-amino-4,6-dideoxy-N-acetyl-beta-L-altrosamine transaminase: MLPYGRQWIDEDDIAAVRAVLRSDYLTTGPAIEALETALVEATGATCAVACCNGTAALHLVAMALGVDRQWEVFVPAITFAASAASFVHAGATPVFVDVSPQDGLLSLPSLEQALGSSTAPHKLIVAVHLAGKSLPMCEIAALATRFGAVVVEDACHALGGIDPEGNRVGNCVYSQAAVFSFHPVKHIAAGEGGAITTNDARLAAEMKKLRHHSIVRDGFSHPQLAASAAGNPFPWYHEFDAPGFNYRISDIHAALATSQLTKLKRFVERRREIAAHYLDYLEPIAGIECAYTRSEIPRHAFHLAPVRFAFSCDGERARLMRALHERGIGTQVHYIPVPVQPCYAQGKSIADLQALFPHAWSYYRQCLSLPLYYGLSDGDIRYVCDAVIEVFANEKSSHQDGASKSVCSP; the protein is encoded by the coding sequence ATGTTACCCTACGGTCGCCAATGGATTGATGAAGATGATATTGCTGCGGTACGGGCGGTGCTCCGATCGGACTACCTGACAACCGGACCGGCAATAGAAGCCCTTGAAACAGCGCTGGTGGAGGCGACGGGTGCCACGTGCGCGGTGGCGTGTTGTAATGGCACCGCCGCGCTGCATCTGGTTGCTATGGCGCTGGGCGTCGATCGACAATGGGAAGTATTTGTCCCTGCTATCACGTTTGCCGCCAGTGCGGCATCGTTTGTTCATGCTGGAGCTACTCCCGTATTTGTCGATGTTTCCCCACAAGATGGGCTACTTTCGCTCCCGTCGCTTGAGCAAGCCTTAGGAAGCTCAACGGCACCGCATAAGCTGATAGTTGCCGTGCATCTTGCCGGAAAGTCATTGCCGATGTGTGAAATTGCCGCACTGGCGACCCGTTTTGGTGCAGTGGTTGTTGAAGATGCGTGTCATGCGCTTGGTGGTATCGATCCCGAGGGGAACCGTGTTGGCAACTGTGTGTACAGCCAAGCCGCGGTATTTTCTTTTCACCCGGTCAAGCATATTGCGGCTGGCGAGGGTGGGGCGATTACCACGAATGACGCTCGACTTGCGGCAGAAATGAAGAAATTACGCCACCATTCTATCGTGCGCGATGGGTTTTCCCACCCGCAATTGGCGGCCAGTGCGGCTGGAAATCCTTTTCCGTGGTATCACGAATTCGATGCTCCGGGATTTAACTACCGGATTTCTGATATCCATGCCGCTTTGGCAACGTCTCAGCTCACGAAGCTGAAGCGCTTTGTTGAGCGTCGGCGCGAGATTGCCGCACACTACCTTGATTACTTGGAACCAATTGCTGGGATTGAATGTGCCTATACGCGTAGCGAAATCCCCCGGCATGCGTTTCACCTTGCTCCCGTCCGATTTGCCTTTTCCTGCGATGGAGAGCGGGCGCGCCTGATGCGTGCACTGCATGAGCGTGGCATTGGTACGCAGGTTCACTATATCCCTGTGCCGGTGCAGCCATGTTATGCGCAGGGAAAATCGATAGCAGATCTCCAAGCGTTGTTTCCGCATGCATGGAGCTATTATCGGCAGTGTTTGAGCCTGCCACTCTATTATGGGTTAAGCGATGGCGATATTCGCTACGTGTGCGATGCGGTGATTGAAGTATTCGCCAACGAAAAAAGCTCGCACCAAGATGGTGCGAGCAAAAGTGTGTGCAGTCCGTAG
- a CDS encoding peptidoglycan DD-metalloendopeptidase family protein has translation MIPAALSGVPRASLYGIGERNDTLTDERRAELLATCQQFESFLVNTMLTTMRETIPEGGLFEKSHAESLFTSMLDTEYAKVASTQRPGGLGLAGSMYEQLAKESLSNVPDDPQMRRAIEQRMNTGFSSLPPMRPDQFPKMSSLDNGGLIRSAQQLNDQYAQYGRKFTAPISTGEISSEFGMRKDPFTGEKRMHQGVDIAAPIGTPIQSVGSGTVTFAGDMGGYGNVVIVQHAGGFESRYAHASALLVREGDQIQAGDTIALVGSTGRSTGPHLHFEIRKDSQAINPALHASLPKNSANYR, from the coding sequence ATGATACCGGCGGCCCTTTCGGGAGTACCACGAGCATCACTGTACGGCATTGGAGAACGCAACGATACCTTGACCGACGAGCGTCGGGCAGAGTTGCTGGCAACATGTCAACAGTTCGAGTCATTCTTGGTGAACACCATGTTGACGACGATGCGTGAGACGATACCAGAAGGGGGGCTTTTTGAAAAGTCCCATGCCGAGTCGTTGTTTACGTCAATGTTGGATACAGAGTATGCCAAGGTTGCCAGTACACAGCGACCAGGGGGGTTGGGGTTAGCAGGTTCGATGTACGAACAGCTGGCCAAAGAATCCCTGAGTAACGTTCCTGACGATCCGCAAATGCGCCGAGCTATTGAACAACGGATGAACACTGGCTTTTCTTCTTTACCGCCGATGCGCCCTGATCAGTTTCCGAAGATGTCTTCTTTGGACAATGGAGGGTTGATTCGTTCAGCTCAGCAGCTGAATGATCAGTATGCACAGTATGGAAGAAAATTCACGGCACCTATTTCGACTGGGGAAATCTCTTCTGAATTTGGCATGCGCAAGGATCCTTTTACGGGAGAAAAGCGGATGCACCAAGGAGTAGATATTGCAGCGCCGATTGGGACGCCGATTCAGTCTGTTGGTTCAGGAACGGTAACGTTTGCGGGAGATATGGGAGGTTACGGCAATGTCGTAATCGTGCAACACGCTGGAGGATTCGAGAGCCGCTACGCTCACGCCAGTGCTTTACTGGTGCGTGAGGGGGATCAGATTCAGGCTGGAGACACCATCGCACTCGTGGGATCGACGGGAAGAAGTACAGGCCCGCACCTGCATTTCGAAATCCGCAAAGATTCTCAAGCGATCAATCCGGCTTTACATGCCAGTCTACCGAAAAATTCTGCCAACTATCGGTAA